A single region of the Chiroxiphia lanceolata isolate bChiLan1 chromosome 22, bChiLan1.pri, whole genome shotgun sequence genome encodes:
- the RER1 gene encoding protein RER1, translated as MSEGDSIGESVHGKPSVVYRFFSRLGQIYQSWLDKSTPYTAVRWIVTLGLSFIYMIRVYLLQGWYIVTYALGIYHLNLFIAFLSPKVDPSLMEDSDDGPSLPTRQNEEFRPFIRRLPEFKFWHSATKGILVAMACTFFEAFNVPVFWPILVMYFIMLFCITMKRQIKHMIKYRYIPFTHGKRKYKGKEDVGKTFAS; from the exons ATGTCAGAAGGGGACAGCATTGGGGAGTCTGTGCATGGAAAACCCTCCGTGGTCTACAGGTTTTTCTCAAGACTTGGACAG ATCTACCAGTCCTGGTTAGACAAATCCACCCCCTACACCGCCGTGCGATGGATTGTAACGCTGGGGCTGAGCTTTATCTACATGATTAGAGTTTATTTACTGCAG ggTTGGTACATTGTGACATATGCCTTGGGAATCTACCACCTAAACCTCTTCATAGCTTTCCTGTCGCCAAAGGTAGACCCCTCTCTAATGGAAGACTCAG ATGATGGTCCTTCCTTACCTACAAGGCAAAACGAAGAATTTCGGCCTTTCATTAGAAGGCTCCCAGAATTCAAATTCTG GCACTCTGCCACTAAAGGAATCCTGGTTGCCATGGCGTGTACGTTCTTCGAGGCTTTCAACGTGCCTGTGTTCTGGCCCATCCTGGTGATGTACTTCATCATGCTCTTCTGCATCACTATGAAGAGGCAAATCAAG caCATGATAAAGTACAGATATATACCCTTCACACATGGCAAGAGGAAATACAAAGGGAAGGAGGATGTGGGGAAGACCTTTGCCAGCTAG